The sequence GCAGCCGAAAGCTCAATTGGAAAAGGTAGAAGCTGCAGCTCCTTCTGATTCTGAGAAAAAGCCAACCCCGAATAAGAAAAAATTCAAAAAGAAATTTCCTCCAAAAAAAGACAACAATGCGTAAAATTTTAGGATTATTCTCACTTATCCTCTTCTTTAGCTGTAATTCTTCTTCGGAAGGAGAAGTTATCATGAATTCCGTTGATAATAAATGGAATAAGAAAAGTGAACAAAAATATAATCTTGAAATTTCGGATCCGCAAAATCCTAAAAATATTATATTTGTTGTAAGAAATAACAATGAATATCCTTACAGTAATCTTAGGTTTATTGTAAATTTCACCGACCTTCAGAGCAAGAAAAAGCAGACAGACACGTTAAATTATGTGCTGGCAAAACCGAATGGAGAATGGCTTGGTACAGGATTTGGTGACACGAAGGAGATTTTATTTCAGTATAAACTGAACTACAAGTTTCCGGCAAAAGGGAAGTATGAAATCGGCCTAAAACAGGCTATGAGAAACGACAACCTTCCGGGAATCGAAGACATTGGAGTAAAAATAGAAACGGCTAAACCGTAACCATAAATGGAAGAAAACAAACAAAACGCAGGAAGTAAGGGCAAGACATTTCCTCTTCCTCCCAAAAAGAAAAATACCGCTTGGAAAAAATGGGTCAAGATCATCTGGGTCGGATTCATTGCTTTAGTTTTAGGAATTTCAGGACTTTTCTTTGCTGTTTCTCAAGGTTTTCTTGGAGAAATGCCCGATGTGAAAGAACTTGAAAATCCGGACATTTATGTTGCCTCTGAAATCTACTCTTCAGACGGTATTTTATTAGGTAAGTTTGAAAAAGAAAAAACGCAGCCTATTATTTATAAAGATCTTCCGCCTTATCTTGTCTATGCTTTACAGGCAAAAGAAGATGAGCGTTTTAAAGAACATTCGGGAATCGATTTGCAATCTGTTGCCAGAGCTGTTGTTTATGGCGGAGGAAGAGGTGGTGGTTCTACCATTACCCAGCAGTTGGCCAAATTACTTTTTACGGGTGGTGCTTCTCAGAATAAAATGCAGAGAGCTTTCCAGAAATTAAAAGAATGGGTAGTTGCCGTAAGTCTTGAGAAAAGATATACAAAAGAAGAGATTGTTACCTTATATTTCAACAAGTTTGACTTTTTATACAATGCAAACGGGATTGAGATGGCATCCAGAGTGTACTTTAATAAAACAACCTCTCAACTCACGTTACCAGAAGCTGCAATGTTTGTGGCCATGCTGGAAAACCCGGTGAAAAACAACCCGATGAGAAACCCTGAAAGAGCAAAAGCAAGAAGGGACGTTGTGTTGGATCAGATGCTGAAAACGGGATATATCGATCAGGCCACTTTTGATAAAGCGATTTCTACTCCTATTACTTTAGATTATCATCCTATTAAAAATATTAATGATGATTATTCTGCTTACTATAAGTTTTATTTAAAGAAAGAAATCGACGCTTATCTTAAAGATTACGAAAAAGAAAACGGAAAAAAATTAAATCTTTACAAAGACGGTTTAAAAATATATGTGACTCTTGATTCTAAAATGCAGAAATACGCTGAAGAAGCGATCAGAGAACACTTAACAGACCTTCAGAAAAGATTTGATGCAGAACAGAGAGGCAGAAAAAACAGACCTTTCTATTACCTGAACGATAAGCAGATTAACAGCTTGATGCTTCAGGCCATGAAAAGAACCGGCCGTTACAAACAGCTGAAAGCAGCAGGAGTTTCTGAAGATTCTATCATGCTGGAATTCAAAAAACCAATTAAAACATCTCGTTTTACTTGGGCTGGAGAAGAAGAAGTTGAAATGTCTCCTTGGGATTCCATCAGATATCATAAGCAAATTGCACAGGCAGGTCTCATGTCAATGGTTCCGGGAACCGGAGAGATCAAAGCATGGGTAGGAGGTATCGATTGGCAGCATTTCCAGTACGACCACATCAAACAAGGAAAGAGACAGGTAGGATCTACATTCAAGCCTTTCGTATATGCTACAGCGATTATGAAATTAGGAATGACACCTTGTTCCGTAGTTTCAAATGCAAGCTTTAATAAAGGAACATATCACGTGCCGGGAAGAGGAGGAATGCTTACGTTGAAAGATGCATTAGCACACTCTCAAAACCCTGTTGCTCTACGTCTTGCTGAAATGACAGGAACACAAAGCGTTATCCAGACAGCAAGAGATTTGGGAGTAACAGAAGAAATTTCCACCAGCTTACCGATGGCTTTAGGTTCTTCAGATATTACAATCTACGAGATGGTAGGAGCTTACAGCACATTTGCCAACTATGGTAACTACAACAAACCGGAAATGATCTGGAGAATTGAAGATGCCAACGGTAGAGTAATTAAGGAAGTAAATGTAGAGCCGAAAGAAGTCATGAACCCGATGTACGCCTACACTATGATCGAATTGATGAAAGGTGTTGCACAATATGGTACCGCTTCCGGAGAGCTTGGAAGAAAAGGAATTTCTAAAGACATTGAAATTGCAGGTAAAACAGGTACGACGCAGAACAACTCAGACGGTTGGTTTATGGGTATCGTTCCGAAACTGGCTACAGGAGCCTGGGTTGGATGGGAAGACAGGGCAACCCACTTCTTTGGAACCGGTGAAGGTCAGGGTGCGAAAATGGCACTTCCTATTTGGGCGATCTTTATGAAAAAAGTTTGGGCAGACAAGACTCTGGGAATTTCACCTGATGATAAATTCGTAAAACCTTCGGAATGGAAAGACGGATGTACCAATCTTAAAGGACTGGGCGCCGGATACGGTGATGACGGAGGATTGCAGACGATCGATGAGATTAAAAATCCGAAACCGGTAGATCCGACTCCAAAAAACAATTCAGGTAAAAAAGAAGAGAACGTCAACGAAAACCTGAATACAGGGGAAGAAATTGATTTTAATAAATAAATTCTCTTTTAGAAATATACAAGACCTTTCAATCATTTGGAAGGTCTTTTCTTTTATAATTAATACCTTTGAAGTATGAATATTGAAAACATCACACAACCTTTTATAAAAATATTTCCCGGAGATTTTTCCGGTAACCCGATGCAGAGAACAACTCCTAAGGTTTTATTTGCTGCGATTGCTCCCGTTGGTTTTGATCAGCCGGAATTAATTGCATTTAATGAAAAACTTTCAGAAGAAATCGGGCTTGGCAAATTTGAAGAAAAAGATCTTGATTTCTTGGTAGGCAACAAGCTTCCAGAAAATATTAAAACCTATTCCACCGCTTATGCCGGTCATCAGTTTGGAAACTGGGCAGGACAATTGGGCGACGGAAGAGCCATTCTTGCAGGAGAAATCACAAACAATAAAGGCGAAAAAACCGAAATCCAATGGAAAGGAGCCGGAGCAACACCCTACTCCAGACATGCGGATGGAAGGGCTGTTTTAAGGTCATCTGTTCGGGAATACCTCATGAGTGAAGCCATGTTTCATCTTGGTGTTCCGACGACCAGAGCTTTAAGTCTGGCTTTTACAGGAGAAAATGTAGTGAGAGATATGATGTACAACGGAAATCCGCAGGATGAAAAAGGTGCGGTGGTCATCAGAACGGCAGAAAGTTTTCTCAGATTCGGACATTTTGAATTGATGTCTGCTCAAAGAGAATACAAAACCTTACAGGAGTTAACTGATTTTACCATTAAAAATTATTATCCGGAAATCACATCGGAAGGGACACAGAAATACAAAGATTTTTTTGAAAGTGTTTGCCAGAGAACCGCCGATCTCATGGTTGAATGGTACAGAGTCGGATTCGTGCATGGTGTGATGAATACCGATAATATGTCGATTCTTGGTTTGACGATCGATTACGGACCTTATTCGATGATGGATGAGTACAATCTGAATTTTACTCCCAATACAACAGACCTTCCCGGAAGAAGATATGCCTTCGGAAAACAGGGGCAGATTTCCCAGTGGAACCTTTGGCAGCTCGCCAATGCACTTCATCCATTGATTCAGGATGAAAAATTTTTGGAAGTTATTTTAAATGATTATGGAAGCTATTTCTGGGAATCTCACGACAAAATGCTTTGCAAAAAATTCGGATTCGACCAGCTGCTGACGAGTGATGAAAAGTTTTTTATCGAATGGCAGAGATTGATGCAGGAACTTCAACTGGATTATACCTTATTTTTTAATGAACTTGAAAAATATGATGATCAAAAAGATTTGAGAGAGCAGTTTGAAAATGTTTCTTATACTTTTTTAAATGATGAAAAATTATCACAGCTCGATAATTTCATTAAAACCTACCATTCAAGATTGGAGAGAAATATTATTTCGAGGGAAAAATCTTTGGAGCTCATGAGAAAAACGAACCCAAAATTTATCTTAAGAAATTATCTTTTGTATCAATGCATCGAAGAAATTAATGAAGGAAAAACAGACATGCTGAACAAATTAACACATGCCTTAGAAAATCCGTACGAAAAAATTTATCCTGACTTTTCAGTAAAAAGACCTTCGAATTATGACGATATTTCGGGATGTTCGATGCTTTCCTGCAGTTCTTAATTTTTTTAAATTAAAAATCAATCATAAAAACTCATCAAAATTGGTGAGTTTTTTATTATATTTTTGCAGAAACTTTTAAACAGGTGTCAAAGTTCAAAACAAAATTTATCTATTTTTTTAAGCTTATTTTCCCGGCAACCGGAATAGAATTGATCGTTTTTCTTTTCTTTTTGGTTTGTTATGGATATTTGGGATCTTATATTGCCATTCATTACAAGATTATTTTTGACAACAGGATACCTTGGGATGCTTATTTCAGTTTTGACAATAAATCGATCGTCATGTCCGGAGGAAGTTTCGAAAGACATCCTTTTTCCTATTATTTTTTCAATTGGATCCGGGAACTTGCTTTACTTTTTTCCGACGGGAAAATGGATGGCAATTTCAGGTTTGCTTTAGCCTGGATGAGTAATATTGCAATAAGTCTGAGTGTTCTTCAGATTTTTAAATACTTAAAAAACATTATTGGGCTTCCGTTAATTCTCAATTTATTATTGATTTTATTTTTCGGATCATTTTCAACGACCCTTTTACTTTCATTCACCCCCGAAAACTTCACTTACACCCTATTTTTATTGGCATTATTTCATCATTATTCGGCCATAAAACTAAAAAAAGAAGAGAAAATACCCGCATTGGCACTGGCTTTTTCCGGAATTGCCATCGGAGGAATAACGATTACCAATATTGCAAAAATTTTCATTCCTGTGGCTTTTGAAAAAGATGTATTTAAAAGCTGGAAAAAATTCGGAAATGCTGTTTTCAGGACAATTTTTACCGTTGTATGTTTCGTTTCGATCTATCTCTACCGAATTGATTTTAAGTATAAAAATATTTTCAATAAAACCAATGAACAGTACGAAAAATTTTCTAACGTAAAATCTACTCCCACCTGGGATATGATTCTTTCTTACTTTTTTGGAGGAAATATTTTATTTTCAAATTTCATCATCCGGGACAAGCACAATATGCAGGGTTTTAATTATAAAGGTCTGGTGATGGATGTTTATTCATCGGTTGTACCTTATATTTTTATTGGAGTTTTACTTGTTCTTATTTTTTGGAGTTATTTTAAAAATTTTAAAAACAAACTGGTTCAGGTCATCATGATTTCATTTTTGGTGGATATTGTTATCCATTGCATCATGAAATTTGGACTGCATACTTCTTACATTTACGGAGGACACTTCGTTTTTGTCTATCCGCTGCTTTTAGGATGGCTGTTTTATTCTTACAGACAATCACCTAAAATATTGAGTTTGCTGACTGCTGTTTTCTGCATTTTATTCGCTTATTTGGTCTCCAATAATTATCTCAGAATGACAGAATTTTTCTGGTTTATGGATAAATATTATTAATTTTTTTCAGGTTTTGGCTAAAGCCAAGCTGATTCTTCAACATTTTGGAACGGACTAAAGTCCGCCTCTTTCGATGAGGTAATTATTTGAAAATATTTAATTTCGGAATTTTTCTGATTTAATTTCATAAAAAAAGCTGAGAATTCAATTCCCAGCTTTTGTTTTTTATCTTAAATAAAATTTTATTTTGCCTCTGCACAGAAAATTCTGTATTGTACAGCAATTGCCGATTTAAAATATTCGCGAACTTTTGCCAAATCAGACGCTGCACTTTGCTTCGTAAAGTAACTTCCAGCAAGAATTTTGTAGTTCGGTCTTAGGGAAGCATCTGTTTCAACCTTCAGATTTGGGAATCTTTTTCTGAAATATGACTTCACTTCATTCGCCTCTTCATTACTTTTTACTGTTGTGATTTGAATTTTGTATCCCAAAATTCTTGGATTTTTTCTACAAATCTCCGCATTCGTCAATTCCCTGTTCGGAACGTAAATTTTGGTCGGTTTTGTAGAAGTATTATCTTCATCATTATCTCTGTAAGACGTACTGCCAGACGTTCTTGAGCATTTCTCCTCAAGGCTTTCCAGGGCACCGTTTACCTTAGAATCCATAGTCATTACGAGTTCTGTTCCAGCCAATGTATCTTTTTTTACAATCTGCTGAGCATCAATATTATAAAACCCAAATAGTGATAATACCGAAATTATTTTGATTAAATTTCTCATTTAAACTTTGTTTCCGCAAATTTATATAAATTAAAAAATTATACCAAACATGGTTATTTAGAATCAATACAAATTATCGGTAAATGACATTTTCCCCTTTGGATATACCGTTAAATTCCTGTTAAAAATATTATTTTTGCCGAATTGATTGAATGTTCAATATTTTACTAACATAAGATAATTTAAATGATTAGTTGGAGAAAGCATTATAGACAAACGTTGATCGCAATAGGCTTATTGTTATCAACCAGTGCTTCAATTTACGGGCAAGACGGCGATCCTAAGAATGGTGAGAAACTTTTCAAAGCGAATTGTACTGCATGTCACGCACTAGACAAACAAGTTGTAGGACCACCTCTGAAGGGTGTTGTAGAACGGGTAAAGACGGAAGGCGGTGTAGACAAAGATTGGCTTCACAAATGGATCAAAAACAACAAAGAACTAAGAGCTTCTGGTG is a genomic window of Chryseobacterium wanjuense containing:
- a CDS encoding gliding motility lipoprotein GldH, which gives rise to MRKILGLFSLILFFSCNSSSEGEVIMNSVDNKWNKKSEQKYNLEISDPQNPKNIIFVVRNNNEYPYSNLRFIVNFTDLQSKKKQTDTLNYVLAKPNGEWLGTGFGDTKEILFQYKLNYKFPAKGKYEIGLKQAMRNDNLPGIEDIGVKIETAKP
- a CDS encoding penicillin-binding protein 1A, whose product is MEENKQNAGSKGKTFPLPPKKKNTAWKKWVKIIWVGFIALVLGISGLFFAVSQGFLGEMPDVKELENPDIYVASEIYSSDGILLGKFEKEKTQPIIYKDLPPYLVYALQAKEDERFKEHSGIDLQSVARAVVYGGGRGGGSTITQQLAKLLFTGGASQNKMQRAFQKLKEWVVAVSLEKRYTKEEIVTLYFNKFDFLYNANGIEMASRVYFNKTTSQLTLPEAAMFVAMLENPVKNNPMRNPERAKARRDVVLDQMLKTGYIDQATFDKAISTPITLDYHPIKNINDDYSAYYKFYLKKEIDAYLKDYEKENGKKLNLYKDGLKIYVTLDSKMQKYAEEAIREHLTDLQKRFDAEQRGRKNRPFYYLNDKQINSLMLQAMKRTGRYKQLKAAGVSEDSIMLEFKKPIKTSRFTWAGEEEVEMSPWDSIRYHKQIAQAGLMSMVPGTGEIKAWVGGIDWQHFQYDHIKQGKRQVGSTFKPFVYATAIMKLGMTPCSVVSNASFNKGTYHVPGRGGMLTLKDALAHSQNPVALRLAEMTGTQSVIQTARDLGVTEEISTSLPMALGSSDITIYEMVGAYSTFANYGNYNKPEMIWRIEDANGRVIKEVNVEPKEVMNPMYAYTMIELMKGVAQYGTASGELGRKGISKDIEIAGKTGTTQNNSDGWFMGIVPKLATGAWVGWEDRATHFFGTGEGQGAKMALPIWAIFMKKVWADKTLGISPDDKFVKPSEWKDGCTNLKGLGAGYGDDGGLQTIDEIKNPKPVDPTPKNNSGKKEENVNENLNTGEEIDFNK
- a CDS encoding protein adenylyltransferase SelO; this encodes MNIENITQPFIKIFPGDFSGNPMQRTTPKVLFAAIAPVGFDQPELIAFNEKLSEEIGLGKFEEKDLDFLVGNKLPENIKTYSTAYAGHQFGNWAGQLGDGRAILAGEITNNKGEKTEIQWKGAGATPYSRHADGRAVLRSSVREYLMSEAMFHLGVPTTRALSLAFTGENVVRDMMYNGNPQDEKGAVVIRTAESFLRFGHFELMSAQREYKTLQELTDFTIKNYYPEITSEGTQKYKDFFESVCQRTADLMVEWYRVGFVHGVMNTDNMSILGLTIDYGPYSMMDEYNLNFTPNTTDLPGRRYAFGKQGQISQWNLWQLANALHPLIQDEKFLEVILNDYGSYFWESHDKMLCKKFGFDQLLTSDEKFFIEWQRLMQELQLDYTLFFNELEKYDDQKDLREQFENVSYTFLNDEKLSQLDNFIKTYHSRLERNIISREKSLELMRKTNPKFILRNYLLYQCIEEINEGKTDMLNKLTHALENPYEKIYPDFSVKRPSNYDDISGCSMLSCSS
- a CDS encoding DUF6080 domain-containing protein; this translates as MSKFKTKFIYFFKLIFPATGIELIVFLFFLVCYGYLGSYIAIHYKIIFDNRIPWDAYFSFDNKSIVMSGGSFERHPFSYYFFNWIRELALLFSDGKMDGNFRFALAWMSNIAISLSVLQIFKYLKNIIGLPLILNLLLILFFGSFSTTLLLSFTPENFTYTLFLLALFHHYSAIKLKKEEKIPALALAFSGIAIGGITITNIAKIFIPVAFEKDVFKSWKKFGNAVFRTIFTVVCFVSIYLYRIDFKYKNIFNKTNEQYEKFSNVKSTPTWDMILSYFFGGNILFSNFIIRDKHNMQGFNYKGLVMDVYSSVVPYIFIGVLLVLIFWSYFKNFKNKLVQVIMISFLVDIVIHCIMKFGLHTSYIYGGHFVFVYPLLLGWLFYSYRQSPKILSLLTAVFCILFAYLVSNNYLRMTEFFWFMDKYY
- a CDS encoding sporulation protein gives rise to the protein MRNLIKIISVLSLFGFYNIDAQQIVKKDTLAGTELVMTMDSKVNGALESLEEKCSRTSGSTSYRDNDEDNTSTKPTKIYVPNRELTNAEICRKNPRILGYKIQITTVKSNEEANEVKSYFRKRFPNLKVETDASLRPNYKILAGSYFTKQSAASDLAKVREYFKSAIAVQYRIFCAEAK